CGGAATCTCACTGGAGAGCACATGGTCGTAGGCGCTGATCCGGTCGCTGGCCACCACCAGCACGCATTCCTGGCCGGCCCGCTGCAGGACGGACTCGTCGGCCGGCTCGTAGAGGTCCCTCACCTTGCCCGAGTAGATGTGCTTCCATCCCGGCAGATCGAGTGTCTGGGTGCTGAAGCCGCGGGGCGCGGGTGTTTCCGTCATGCTAGGCCTTCGCTTTCGTCACGGGCAGGGAGCTGGTCGCCGCGGACGGGACCTTGATTTCGCCGCGCGCGGCTTTGCCGCCAATGTCGCTGCGGAACTGGGAGCCTTCGAGCTGGACCAGCTCCACGCCGTCGTACGCCCTTTCGCGCGCCTCCACGAGGTCGCTGCCGAGCGCAACGACGGCGAGCACGCGCCCACCGGCGGAGACCACCTTGCCGTACTCGTCAAAGGCGGTGCCGGCGTGGATCACATGCACGCCTTCGAGCTCTTCCACTTTCTTAAGCCCGCGGATGCGGTCGCCGGTCCGCGGGGTGTCAGGGTAGTTTTCGGACGCGACGACGACGGCGACGGCGGTCTCCTTCGCCCAGCGCAGCTCTTCAGCCTTGTCCAGTTCCCCCTTGGCCGCTGCCAGCAGCAGGGCACCGAGGGGCGTCTTGAGCCGGGCGAGGACCGCCTGGGTTTCCGGGTCGCCGAAGCGGACGTTGAATTCGATGACACGGGTGCCACGTGAGGTCAGTGCGAGTCCCACGAACAGGACGCCCACGAAGGGGGTGCCGCGACGCGCCATTTCGTTGACGGTGGGCTGGGCCACGCGGTCGATGACCTCCTGGACCAGGCCTTCGGGTGCCCATTCAAGCGGCGTGTAGGCGCCCATGCCGCCGGTGTTGGGGCCTTCGTCGCTGTCGAAGATGCGTTTGAAGTCCTGGGCCGGTGAGAGCGCCACGGTGTTGTGCCCGTCGCAGAGCACAAACAGGGAGACCTCGGGCCCGTCCAGGAATTCCTCGATGACCACCGAGCCGCCGGCGTCGAAGCAGGACTGCGCGTGGGCAAGCGCTTCCTCGCGGTTCCTGGTGACCACCACACCCTTGCCGGCTGCGAGTCCGTCATCCTTCACCACGTAGGGGGCGCCGAAGGTATCGAGCGCCGAGGCGGCTTCTTCAGCGTTGGTGGCCACCATGGCCATCGCGGTGGGTACTCCGGCTTCGGCCATGATTTCCTTGGCGAACGCCTTTGAGGCCTCAAGCTGCGCGGCGGCCTTGCTGGGCCCGAAGACGGGGATCCCGGCCTCGCGGACGGCGTCGGACACGCCTGCGGCGAGCGGAGCTTCGGGGCCCACTACAACCAGGTCAACGGTGAGCTTGGTTGCGAGCGCGGCGACGGCGTCCGGATCGGTGGCGTTGATGCTGTGGGTGGGGACCAGCTTGCTGATGCCGGCGTTGCCAGGCGCCGCATGGACTTCGGACACGTTGGGGTCGGCGAGCAGGGAGCGGACAATGGCGTGTTCGCGGCCTCCGGGGCCGATGACGAGTACCTTCACAGTCTCCAAGGGTACTTTGTGCACCCTGCCGCTTCCTAAGCTGTGTCCTTGGCGGCCCGCTGTGACAATCCGGGGCAGTGTCCGCTCCGAACAACAACCATGACAAAGCTTCGGAACTGGCTCAAGGCTCCCGCCACCATGGCTGCACTGGCAGGCGTGGTGGCGGCCGCCGTCGTCCTTGCCGTTGCGGAGCTGATCGGTGCATTCTTCACCGCACGGGCTACCCCGCTGTTCGCCCTGGGATCGACCTTCATCGACTTCACCCCCTCCTGGCTGAAGGATTTCGCCATTGCCACGTTCGGCACCGGTGACAAAGCGGCGCTGTTCGTTGGTATGGGCCTGACCATCGCCGTGCTCGCATGCGTGTTGGGCGTGGTGGCGTACCACAAATGGGCCCTGGGCGTCCTGGGCGTCCTGTTCATGGGCACCGTCATCATTGCAAGCGTCGTGACCCGCGCCGGCGTGGACCCGGTGGATGCGTTCCCCAGCGTGCTCGGAACGCTCGCGGGCCTCGTAACCCTGCGGCTCCTGATAGCCCCGCTGTGGGGACTGAAGGCCTGGCCTGAGGCGCCCGCCGATGTTGCCGACGGCCGGCACCCCGCAACCACCCGGCGCCGGTTCTTTGCGGCAACGGGAATCACCGCGGCAGCAGCGGGAATTGCGGCAACGGGTGGCCGGCTCCTCAGTGCCGCCCGGAGCAACATTGCCCAAGCGAGGGAGGCCCTCCAACTGCCCTCTCCTGCCAAGGCCGCACCCCCCGTACCCGCAGGCGTCCAGTCAGCGGTGGCAGGCGTTCCGCCGTGGACAACGCCCAACGGCGACTTCTACCGCATCGATACCGCCCTCAGCGTTCCGGAGATCAACGCCGATGACTGGGAACTCCGGATCCATGGACTGGTGGAGGAGGAAGTGCGCCTCACCTTCCAGGACCTGCTCGACGCCGACCTGATCGAATCACACGTGACCCTCACCTGCGTCTCCAATCCGGTAGGCGGAAACCTGGCAGGCAACGCCAAGTGGCTGGGCCTGCCCATCCGGGAGGTCCTCAAGCAGGCCCGGCCCAAGGACGGGGCGGACATGGTGCTCTCCACCTCCATCGACGGCTTCAGCGCCTCCACTCCCCTGGAAGTACTCCAGGATGACCGTGACGCCATGCTGGCCATCGGCATGAACGGCGAGCCCCTTCCACTGGAGCATGGCTACCCCGTGCGGATGGTGGTTCCCGGCCTGTATGGTTTCGTCTCCGCCACCAAATGGGTGGTGGACCTGGAGGTGACCCGTTTCGCCGACAGCAAGGCCTACTGGACAGAGCGTGGCTGGTCCGAACGCGGACCCATCAAAACGATGGCGCGGGTGGACGTGCCCAAGTCCTTCGCCAAGGTGCCTGCAGGAAAGGTAGCCCTGGGCGGCACTGCATGGGCGCAGACCCGGGGCATCACCAAGGTGGAAATCCAGGTAGACGACGGGGACTGGGCCGAGGCCGAACTGTCCACCGAGGCGTCGCTCATCACCTGGCGCCAGTGGTCCTATGAGTGGGACGCCGCGCCCGGTGCCCACTACATCAAAGTCCGGGCCACTGACGGCTCCGGTGAGGTGCAGACGGACCAGCGCGCAGACCCCGTCCCGGACGGTGCGTCGGGCTGGCAGTCCGTGATGGTGACGGTGGAATAGCGCCGGTTTCCAAGGGGCGGCCCCTAGACTGGCACCATGCCGCACAATCCACATGCCACCTTCACCGTGGACTCCGCCGTCGAACTGGCTGTGATCGAGCGCAGCGGGTTTGTGGAGTCCCGGCACATCGGTTCAGCCGTCCTCCTGTCCGCGGACGGTTCCGTGGTCACCGAACTGGGGGACATCAATACGCCCATTTATGCCCGGTCCGCCCTGAAGCCTTTCCAGGCGCTGGCGGCCATGCAGTCCGGCGTTCCGCTGCGGGGAGCCCAGGTGGCAGTTGCCTGCGGCAGCCACACCGGATCACTGGACCACATGGACGTGGTGGCCGGGATGCTGAAAGCGGCAGGCGTCCGCGAGGACCAGCTTCAGTGCCCCGAAGCGTGGCCGCAGGACGAGACTGCCCGGAACTGGCTGGTACGTTCCGAAAAGGGGAAGTCCCGGCTGGCGTTCAACTGTTCAGGCAAGCACGCGGCCTTCCTCTGGGCGTGCACCGAAAACGGCTGGGATACCCACAGTTACCTGGAGCCCAACCATCCACTGCAGCAACGGATCCGCAGTGTGATCGAGGAATACGCGGGCGAGAAGATCGCCCACCTGGGCATCGACGGGTGCGGGGCGCCAGTGGCAGCAGTGTCGCTAAAGGGCCTGGCCAGGGGTTTTTCGCATCTGGCGAAGGCTCCGGGTGACCAGAGTTTCAGTGCCCGCGCCGCAACCATCGCAACCTCCATGCTGGACTACCCATGGGCGGTCCAGGGCCGCGGCGAGGCCAACACGATGGTGATGGATGAGCTGGAGATCATTGCCAAGATCGGGGCCGAGGGAGTCCTGGCCATGGCCACCCCGCAGGGCGTGTCCGTGGCCGTCAAAATCCTGGACGGAAACGTCAGGGCAACCTCGCTGGTGGCCCTGACGCTCCTCGCCGCTGCCGGTGCCGTGGACATTCCTGGTGTTGCCAGCGTCCTGGAGAAAGTCGTGGAACCGGTCATGGGCGGCGGACAGCCGGTGGGCAAGATCCGGCTGGGCCCGGCCGTTTCCGCGCTCCTGGACCAATAACCCCACACGAACGTTCACAAGAGGAGGCCGGAAACATGGCCGTAGCCCGCCGTCGTATTGACGTCGAGGAAGGCGCAGCGGCGCTGGCATCATGGCGGAAAGCCGCCGAATCGCCGTCGGACGCGCCCCTGCCCCGGGCCGTCCTGGCTACCGCCGTGCGCTACTCGCTCGAGGAAGTAACCGCCCGGGCACCGGGAAACTCCGTGGAAGTCCGCGTCCCGCCCTTCGGCGTCACGCAGTGCGTGGAGGGGCCCCGCCACACCCGTGGCACCCCGCCCAACGTTATTGAGTGCGACGCCGCCACCTGGCTGGCGATGGTGACCGGCCAGTTGGGCTGGGCGGACGCCGTCGGGGCGGGCAAGGTGGCTGCCTCGGGGCTGCGGGCAGACCTGTCGCAGCTGTTGCCGCTCTAGGTGTACTAAGTCAGGCGGGAGGGCCCTCATTAGCTGGTGGTCCCGCTTGGCTGGATGGTCCCCCCGCTTAGCCGCGGCCGATGAAGGGCATCCCCGCCGCGGTCACCACGACGGAGCCCACACTGGCCGTTGGTGGCATGTTGGCCATCATCAGCACGGCGCTGGCCGCGTCGGCCACCGGAAACATCGGCTCAACCCGGCGGCTGCCATCCGCCTGCAGCGCGCCTGAGCCCACCCCGATGGTGTCCATGATGTCGGTGGCCGTATTGCCGATGTCGATCTGGCCGCAGGTGATCCCGAAGCCACGCCCGTCCAGCTCGATGCTTTTGGTGAGGCCCGTCATCGCGTGCTTGGTCACCGTGTAGGCCACGGTCCGCGGGCGCGGCGAATGCGCAGAGATGGAGCCGTTGTTGATGATGCGACCGCCCTGCGGTTCCTGGGCCTTCATGGTCCTGACGGCGGCCGCGGCGCACAGTATGGAACCCGTGAGGTTGACCGCTACCGTGGCGTTCCAGTCGTCCACACTGATCTCGTCCACGCTGGCGGCCGGGCCGAAGATGCCCGCGTTGTTGAACAGCACATCCACCCGTCCCCACTTCTGCCGGGCGGCTTCGAAAAGCCGTGCGACGTCGTCGGGCAGGGTAACGTCGCACGGCACCACCAGCGCGTCCGGGTGACCGTCCGCCGTCTCCAGCAGCTGCGCCTCCCGCCGCCCGGCCAGGGCAACCCGGTACCCGTCGGCCAGCATCTGCCGGGCTACCTCCCGGCCTATACCTGAGCCGGCACCGGTGACGACGGCGACGCGTCCGGCGGGCTGGGGATTGTTCACGCTGTTCTCCTGGAATTGCTGATGCTTGCCGTTTGACGACGACGCTGATGTCGGCGCCGGTGCCGGAAAGGCGTTAGAGCGACGCCGGCACGGCGTTGCTGTTCAGCGGCCAGCCTATGACGGTCTTGGGCCGCGGCGCAGCGTAGGTCCGGACTTTCGAGGTGGACAGGCCCATCCGGACCAGGGACTCGGCGATGGTCACCGCGGACGCCACGCCGTCCACCACGGGGACGCCGGCCCGCTGCCGGATCTGCTCGTCCAGGCCCGCCATGCCTCCGCAGCCAAGCACAATGACCTCGGCCTTGTCCTGGCTGACGGCCTGCAGGGCCTGGTTGATGATGGCTTCCACGGCACGCTCCGGTTCCTCCTCGAGTTCAAGGACGGCCATGCCGCTGGCCCGGACCGAGGCACAGCGGGCGTCCAGACCCGCAAGCTTGAGCCTGTCTTCGATCAGCGGGACGGTCCGGTCGAGGGTGGTGACCACGGAGTATTTGTGGCCGAGGAACATGGCGGTGCTGGCCGCGGCCTCGGTCATGTCCACTACGGGAACGTCAAGCAGTTCCTGCAGTCCCTCCCGACCGTGCTCGCCGTAGCCGGCCTGAACGACGGCGTCGAAGGGCTCGGCGTAGGAGGTCACGGCGTCCATCACGGCGATGGCCGCCAGGTAGCTTTCGAAGTTGCCTTCGCAGGAATCGGCACCGAACCGGGGCGTGATGCCCACGATTTCCGTTCCCGGCGCCGCGATGCTGCGGGCTTGGGCGGCTATGGAGTCCGTCATGGACGTGGTGGTGTTGACGTTGGCGACGAGTATGCGCATTGAGGTGTCCTTAGTGGGTGCTGGCGATGGCGATGGTCTCGCCGTCGCGGTCTTCCAGCCGCTGGGTGCGGTCTGCGATGAAGAAATACACCACCGCTGCGATGCCTGCTGCGAAGAACCAGGCAAAGGGTGCTGCGGATGCCAGGGTGGGGACGAACGCGATCAGCAGTGCCACAGCGGCGGCGGGGACCATGGCGGTGATCGCCTTGGGGTTGACGCCGTTTTTGTAGTAGTAGGCTCCGGCCGGGGAGGCGGTGTAGAGCTGGGGGACGTTGACCTTGCCGCGGCGGATGAGCCAGTAGTCGGCCATGACGACGCCGAACAGGGGGCCGAGCAGGGCGCCGAGGCCGCCGAGGAAGTACACGATGACCAGCGGGTTGTTGTAGAGGTTCCAGGGCAGGATGACCAGGCCGATGATGCCGCTGACCCACGCGGCCTTGCGGAAGTTCAGGTGCTTGGGGAACAAGTTGGTCAGGGCGTAGACGGGAGCCACGAAGTTGGCCATGAGGTTCACGGCGATGGTCAGGATCAGCAGCGCAAGGCAGGCCAGCACCAGGAACAGGGTGTTGGGGATCGTCTGGACAATGTCCGAGGGGCTTTGGATGATGGTGCCGTTGATTTTGAATTGCCCGCCGGCCATGACGACGACGATGGCGCCGAAGACCAGC
The window above is part of the Pseudarthrobacter sp. NS4 genome. Proteins encoded here:
- the purD gene encoding phosphoribosylamine--glycine ligase, coding for MKVLVIGPGGREHAIVRSLLADPNVSEVHAAPGNAGISKLVPTHSINATDPDAVAALATKLTVDLVVVGPEAPLAAGVSDAVREAGIPVFGPSKAAAQLEASKAFAKEIMAEAGVPTAMAMVATNAEEAASALDTFGAPYVVKDDGLAAGKGVVVTRNREEALAHAQSCFDAGGSVVIEEFLDGPEVSLFVLCDGHNTVALSPAQDFKRIFDSDEGPNTGGMGAYTPLEWAPEGLVQEVIDRVAQPTVNEMARRGTPFVGVLFVGLALTSRGTRVIEFNVRFGDPETQAVLARLKTPLGALLLAAAKGELDKAEELRWAKETAVAVVVASENYPDTPRTGDRIRGLKKVEELEGVHVIHAGTAFDEYGKVVSAGGRVLAVVALGSDLVEARERAYDGVELVQLEGSQFRSDIGGKAARGEIKVPSAATSSLPVTKAKA
- a CDS encoding molybdopterin-dependent oxidoreductase, with the protein product MTKLRNWLKAPATMAALAGVVAAAVVLAVAELIGAFFTARATPLFALGSTFIDFTPSWLKDFAIATFGTGDKAALFVGMGLTIAVLACVLGVVAYHKWALGVLGVLFMGTVIIASVVTRAGVDPVDAFPSVLGTLAGLVTLRLLIAPLWGLKAWPEAPADVADGRHPATTRRRFFAATGITAAAAGIAATGGRLLSAARSNIAQAREALQLPSPAKAAPPVPAGVQSAVAGVPPWTTPNGDFYRIDTALSVPEINADDWELRIHGLVEEEVRLTFQDLLDADLIESHVTLTCVSNPVGGNLAGNAKWLGLPIREVLKQARPKDGADMVLSTSIDGFSASTPLEVLQDDRDAMLAIGMNGEPLPLEHGYPVRMVVPGLYGFVSATKWVVDLEVTRFADSKAYWTERGWSERGPIKTMARVDVPKSFAKVPAGKVALGGTAWAQTRGITKVEIQVDDGDWAEAELSTEASLITWRQWSYEWDAAPGAHYIKVRATDGSGEVQTDQRADPVPDGASGWQSVMVTVE
- a CDS encoding asparaginase, whose protein sequence is MPHNPHATFTVDSAVELAVIERSGFVESRHIGSAVLLSADGSVVTELGDINTPIYARSALKPFQALAAMQSGVPLRGAQVAVACGSHTGSLDHMDVVAGMLKAAGVREDQLQCPEAWPQDETARNWLVRSEKGKSRLAFNCSGKHAAFLWACTENGWDTHSYLEPNHPLQQRIRSVIEEYAGEKIAHLGIDGCGAPVAAVSLKGLARGFSHLAKAPGDQSFSARAATIATSMLDYPWAVQGRGEANTMVMDELEIIAKIGAEGVLAMATPQGVSVAVKILDGNVRATSLVALTLLAAAGAVDIPGVASVLEKVVEPVMGGGQPVGKIRLGPAVSALLDQ
- a CDS encoding sterol carrier family protein, producing MAVARRRIDVEEGAAALASWRKAAESPSDAPLPRAVLATAVRYSLEEVTARAPGNSVEVRVPPFGVTQCVEGPRHTRGTPPNVIECDAATWLAMVTGQLGWADAVGAGKVAASGLRADLSQLLPL
- a CDS encoding SDR family oxidoreductase; translation: MNNPQPAGRVAVVTGAGSGIGREVARQMLADGYRVALAGRREAQLLETADGHPDALVVPCDVTLPDDVARLFEAARQKWGRVDVLFNNAGIFGPAASVDEISVDDWNATVAVNLTGSILCAAAAVRTMKAQEPQGGRIINNGSISAHSPRPRTVAYTVTKHAMTGLTKSIELDGRGFGITCGQIDIGNTATDIMDTIGVGSGALQADGSRRVEPMFPVADAASAVLMMANMPPTASVGSVVVTAAGMPFIGRG
- a CDS encoding aspartate/glutamate racemase family protein — encoded protein: MRILVANVNTTTSMTDSIAAQARSIAAPGTEIVGITPRFGADSCEGNFESYLAAIAVMDAVTSYAEPFDAVVQAGYGEHGREGLQELLDVPVVDMTEAAASTAMFLGHKYSVVTTLDRTVPLIEDRLKLAGLDARCASVRASGMAVLELEEEPERAVEAIINQALQAVSQDKAEVIVLGCGGMAGLDEQIRQRAGVPVVDGVASAVTIAESLVRMGLSTSKVRTYAAPRPKTVIGWPLNSNAVPASL